In Humulus lupulus chromosome 6, drHumLupu1.1, whole genome shotgun sequence, a single genomic region encodes these proteins:
- the LOC133784100 gene encoding protein EXPORTIN 1B-like: protein MPSFRNLTLQCLTEVAALNFGDFYNAQYVKMYTIFMKLLQTMIPLNTNIPEAYAIGSCEEQVKLFLEQVILQHLWV from the exons ATGCCATCGTTTCGGAATCTCACTCTTCAGTGTTTGACAGAG GTTGCAGCACTTAATTTTGGAGATTTCTACAATGCCCAGTACGTTAAGATGTACACCATATTCATGAAACTGTTACAG ACCATGATTCCTCTTAATACAAACATTCCTGAGGCTTATGCAATTGGTTCCTGCGAAGAGCAGGTAAAGTTGTTTTTGGAGCAGGTTATTCTACAACATTTATGGGTTTGA